Below is a genomic region from Neoarius graeffei isolate fNeoGra1 chromosome 12, fNeoGra1.pri, whole genome shotgun sequence.
CAATATGCGTAAACATGATCAGGATAAATTACAACGCATTATTAAGAATGCCAGTGGGATAATTGGGTGTAATCAAGTATCAGCTGTCCAGCTATACAAAGACATTATACTACATAAAGCTGAGAGTATTCTCAGGGATCCAACCCATCCCCTATACAATAGATTCCAGCCAAGCCAACGTGGCAAGGGGAGACTGCTGCAAAGGAAAATAAGAACTACCAGGTTCAGTAAGTCATTTGTCCCCACTGCAATCAGGATTTTAAATGAAGGGCAAAGAActtgacagtactgtgtgtgtgtgtgtgtgtgagtgtgtgtgtgtgtgtgtgtgtgtgtgtgtgtgttaggggggGATGTGAAAGACCAGCATGTATCTATAGAGTGCTTTGAGGTCAGCGCGCacccggcggccatattggaagtcaaaggtcactgtgtcagtgcattgttgttgtccagcgaagcaaaaaggggtgacaatgccaaatacgtgtgtcattgttggctgtagtagccggggggaaaagggtggcaaaagcttccacagactccctaaagtcgtgacaaaccagggaattgcagcacaggagaaaagcgagcggaggagacgacagtggctggctgccatcaaccgatcaaatttaggacaacttgactgtatccggatttgttctgatcactttgtgacgggtaggttaatattgtcttgaatttcatagttactaaaatagttactaaaatagttattttaatttcatagttaccggtagcatccagtctgccggctgttgtgtgaccgtcgttctttccctcagtctcgtggccgcttcaacataaaacaacagggaagcaacatgggagcaacattccccaagtccagcaatgcagttgcaatgtgcacacaaaatagcatgtctcttgtcaactattatccaggggtgtagacgaggctgggatagactctgcgagtgcaacactttccctctgatcacttttgtctctccgtcttcagcagtaaacaccgacacatcgcggacccaaccggacacaaatctatcgtatgcttccatgctcttgtagttctggaaatcctttagttcataaaatggacttgggtgaaacactagatagttcacaagatcaatGTATGTTAAAtggggcaacaagctggggtcggttttccattccttctcactaacagtgtatggatctacattcccaatgaaacgtaccttctcagcataatgctcccatgcctgcttatccaaactttcacagtagtgctccatcacttcagatgtctaaattcttaaaaaaatcaaagcttctcagccctctaacgcggaaacgaatcgctaaatgtgtactctatgatgtgtactctatgatgtgtactctatgatgtgtaccctatgcgcgctctggagcgagtgacttccaagatggccgcgcacgcgcagtgttactatttttagcatcatctcggagccctctatTGGATTGCTGATgtatggggtggggtggggtatttattatttgttttatgttttaaaTCTTGTCTACCTCTGTGTATGCACTGACCACTTGAATGCCCCCTTGTGAGATAATAAAGTtaactttaactttttttttaacttttaactttTGTTCAGTTTGCACTTGAACTTTCTTGTCTCAAAGTTCAACACTTCCTGTACCTCACTTTTGCACTCATTatatatcgctctggataagagtgtctggtaAAAGCCTGCAATGTAATGTGATGTATTAAAGTGCTTTGTGTTGTTGTATGTGGTGTTTGGGTCAAACTTTACATGCAGAAATAAATGGAGAAATGAATGCATTTTTCTAAAAATATGTTTCTCAAACCCTGAGGTTGAGAGTAATAAAGAGAAATAAAAGTGTGTTTGTGTTTCGGGACTGATGTCGAAGGGGATTGGTTTAATCAGTCACCACTGAGAGAAGGAGTTTTAATGATTATTAATGAAGGAGCAcacattttattctgaaggcaaaCTGAAGCaaatctgctctctctctctctctgtagctgAACACAGTGCTGTGAGATATAAGTTTATTATGtcaagtttaaagtgcatattctggaccaatttcgtgtttttttaaatgaaagtatgtccctttacacactcaaccagaagggtaattttgcacaaagccatctgtctacagcagaaaaaaataaaataacaaaacgagcctggaaaaatcccaagggagtctggagccagattcgtgacgtcacctgcggaagcgccagcaggctgcgcgagctttgcgcggtttcagtgcacagcctgtgtagaccaagcgctcccatttctctctcattgtccggtcttttgggaaacgatgagtactaatcccatcatgattggtgttgctacaccctcctacaatacatctgttaaccattttaataattacatgataacgttgaagaaatttgcagaaaaccaccaggtcgttttctcataaacaaaccagcactgacgtaggattcagagggaggcgtcccgcacgcgacatcacaaaaatcaatgtttcccgggaaatccaaatgccaagttttttcagaggcggaccaattcgcctcaaatggcttgatttcaactgaatttttctggtattgcgcaaggtaaaaaaaaaattgcccaaaatgcaaaatgtgacagatatttgaccaaagtttaatataaaataggagaattacattgatcttgctcctgaatttacccgtgatatgcactttaacattgaTTTTATATGGAATAGCCGGTGCCATTCAGACTAATGTTTGACTAAAGatgtttttaaccctttgatgcaaaacgtatgcacaccccttctaatgcacaacatgggtcaaaaatgacccgcattcattttccaggttatttcatgctgactgagtttttctttgctctatcttttgaaatcaatttattttatgattgaatattccaagtattctttaaatatcttgtttttaattaccacaaatcattaatttaattttttctttcctactttatgaacaaaaatactttttatattactacacatgggtcatccaagtgtgatttaaaattaaaagtcttaatactataataataattcgtttcaagtaattactttagcagtgaatggggccagttatttatttattaactatgtcgttagctaagccaactacgataaaattagctaactaaagtagaatatgtcaacagctcggtagctaatagtaattacttgtaactttctgacaagtaatctactcactctcaagggaacctaaacatcattaatttttttctaaggtaacgttagaacaattgaaaaacattccttgcATGTATGAgacgggcaaagggcgctgtgctgagctgtgaaatgtctgacacaagcacaattcacagttcccaccaaacgctggagtaaatgcatgcgggtcggttctgacccatgtgtgtaaacttgatgtagaattacaaaagctgtgcttgttcataacttaagaaaggaaaaataaaaatgatgatttgtgctaaacaaaaacaagatatttactgcatatttggaaaagtaaatgaaaaaatgactttatttcaaaagtatatcatagaaacactaagccatacatgaaataacctggaaaatgaatgcaggtcgtttttgacccatgttgtgcattagaagggtagtgatacaaaaagggtttttattcaaaaagtaagaaaggaaaaaataaaataaggatgtatgatgattaaaaacaagttaattgaggaataccttgaatactaaatgatggaattaatttattgcaaagatatagaagataaaaactcagccgggtcacttttgacccatgttttgcatcaaagggttaaaaaaaaccTCAGGATGAATTGTTTTATTAATATATGATTTTGTCGCCTCTCTTGCCGATCCAGATCAAGTCATTTTTACTGAAATGGAGCTTGTAAGtgtgagagaggagtgtgagagcgCCAGTGTGCCTCAGGGCCGGATTACGGTGTCACTCACTTTCTGTGCTGCACAAACTCCTTCCTGAAATTCCACTGCCATGGATCTGAGACTTTAAGAGTCAGATCTGAACAAGATTACAGACTGGAAGTGTAATGTCCATAGTACAGAATCTCACACACTTAAACACACTCATGTTTCATTTAAACTGAAATGCATGTTTAATTTTTGGCATTGTGACACTGAACCAGCTGCAaggtcattttattttatttcagatAAACAGCAGATGTTTCTCTCCAGGGAGCGAGATGTGACCGGCCGGTTTGACAATAATTAACCCCCAAAATGAATCATTGTGGGGTCCATAGTTTACTTGAGTTTGAGCAATGGCACAACACTTTCTGAggtgaggagaagaagaagacgtGGGACACATCAGGACTGAAAGAGAAGCCAGCATGGGTTTTGCGGATCTTTTAGATGAAGTCGGTGGGTTGGGACGCTATCAGCTGATCCATATCACACTGCTGTCCATCCCAGGCCTCCTGTTAACCAGTCAGAATTTACTCAATAACTTCACAGCAGGAACCCCGGCGCATCACTGCACCATCCCCAACCTGACCTCCACCCTGAACCTGTCTGTGTCTGAAGAAGATGAGCTCACACTGCTGAGAGCCTTCATCCCTGAGGTCAAGTCCCAGCTCTCAAAATGCAACAGGTATGTTCAGCCCCAGTGGCACCTGACTGGAGGAAATCACAGCCACTCTGGGACTCTGAACCTGACTGAAGTGGAGACGGAGAGCTGCGTGGATGGATGGACTTACAAGAGGACCGAGTTTATCTCCACAATTGTGTCTGAGGTACACGAGCTCAGTGATTAGATTCTCATTAACCCTTTAAATGCTCAGGGGGcagggtttcctgataacgttgcactttagggctaaagagcaaatttaaagatgctcttaagcaacatatgttgtctctgtacatggttttcccaaactcacttgtaagaaggagtctaaagagcaactttgctaagagcGTCTTTGCAGCACACGTCCTCAATAAAGGCATGAGTAGTGTAGTcgttgaaggcattagtagttgctaaatccagtcaatgaggtcacatggcattcgtttttaaccaaaaaccaatgaaCTGTAAAACGTTAAAATATGATAATATACTGTAATGTATTGTCATTaagcaatctatctatctatctatctatctatctatctatctatctatctatctatctatctatagtatggtaattaatttgcactagcagtggtagtgcaaattgttactctcactcaggatctttttactttattattattattattattattataacatattTTAGGACaccatttctccctcagttttcaaccaatcatcaccaaatttcacatgaagaatccctCTGAGCTAAATTAATTTGCTATgatttttggtgctgatctggatcactgaactggaatgatccatgaaaaatgggatttttttcctcactaattgtcattctctatctcttacctttccggctctatagggtacggtgaccagacgtcccggtctgtaagagctagcgcaaatcactgtgacttttgtcccagtctctatctagttaataattgaaactattttacattttttggacaataacattttttattctaagtgtgtttttttaattaaatcaacaaacattcacacaaaaGAATGAACAATAATAAGCTCAATTTGAgtaaatgttctccccgtgcctgctcaCTTCACTGTTCCCCAGTCAGGAGTTTAATGTCCTGATAAATGTCCAGCTGTGTGGGATTTGTCGAGTGCAGCAGAGGTGAAGAAAACAAAGAAGTCTGCGTTTAATAAAGACAACTGGTCTATTTTGCTGGATGCCGTGGAACAGCATGAAAAAGCGCTGACACCAAATGCACAAATCGCTCtgcaaataaaaataagaagCAGCTACGGAAGTCCATCGCTGTGAACCTCAGTGCTTCCGGCACTCAATCACGGAGTTTAGAAGGAGTTCGGAGAAAGTGGCAGGATTTCTTCAGCCAAGCAAAGaggaggggagagggaaagggtgACCGGGCGTGGCATCGTGTCCACTGTGGCTCCTCTGACCCCAGAGGAAGAACTGGTCTCTACACTCCTTCCCACAGtgttatatttatatctatactGAGTTTTATATTAATAAAAATCCACTTCACTATGATCCTGATGACTCGACAGGACACAGctacagaagtgagttatttataaccacactatctgttatcgcccagatggggatgggttccctttagagtctggttcctttccagatttcttcctcgtgtcatctgagggagtttttcctcaataCCATCACCTCAGGGTTGATCATGAGGAATAAACGTATTAGTTcacatgtttaaaatctttatttttctgtgaaGAAACTATCTGTTGTTTAAAGTGTGattaaaataaacttgactgatGCTTCACTCATGTTACAGTGTTTAATAATCAGCAGAGATCacactgaaagtgtgtgtgtgtgtgtgtgtgtgtgtgtgtgtgtgtgtgttttccctcaGTGGGATCTGGTGTGCAGTCTCCACCCGCTCAAACAGATGAGTCAGACCATCTACATGGGGGGACTTCTCACAGGTGCCATTATTTTCGGAAGGCTTTCAGACAGGTGAGTAAAGTCTCAggtgcacagcaaattcctcagtgttgaattaacacccagagtgtttatataggtccaattggacctatataaacactctgggtgttaattcaaccctGAGGATTTTGCTGTGTGAGTTCCTCACTGTTCCTCTCATGTTGATCTGATGTTGCTCTCCACCTGAAGGTTTGGGAGGAAGGTCATACTCACCTGGTCGTATTTTCAGTTGGCAGTGTTGGGGACCTTCACTGCTTTATCTCCCTCGTACCTGGTGTACTGCACCTTCCGCTTCCTCACCGGCATGGCCATCTCAGGGCTCACCCTCAACAACTTGTCCTTCAGTGAGTAACACTTActttccatcatcatcatcatcatcatcatcatcacaggcAGTGAGATTAGCTGAAGCAGATGTTCATGGCAGATGTTTGCTTTTCCAGCTGGACCTCACGCCGCTCAGTTATATAAAACTGTTACATAGTGATGGTCATCAGGTCCACTCCACACTGCTGCTGAGCTCTAGAtcgtgattggtcagaaagtattgattaatttcctataacagcagctgAAAAGCTCAGATTTCAGGACAGGAGTGTGACCGGGACACTGATCCTGCTCATGTCTCAGTCTCAACCTCCATCACACACAGCAGATCTGAAGAAAGAAAATCAAGGAAATTGAATTTTACACCCAGAAACCCCACGAAGACGAGGCCGAACCCCTTGGAGTTATCTTCAGTGGAAAACCCCGTGTTTCTCTGATCTTCCTCGTACTGTGATCGACTGATTTTGAGGAACAGACAGGAGCACACTGTGTTTCTGTTCCACTCCAACACTGAGCTCTGAGTCTGCTGCGTCCGTTAATAAGATCAACATTAATTTTTCAAGATGCAGTGACAGCTGTGTGGCTTTAGCTTATAATAAAATATttcaggaattactttttataaAAGCTGACTGTTTTTCTTTTGGCCTCTGAAGAGATGAGATCTGCACAAAGTGTTCTGAAAAGTCAAGCATTTTAAACAGTCACGGCTCATAAATTCTCACTGtgcataatgtgtgtgtgtgtgtgtgtgtagtagtggAATGGATCCCCACAAAGACTCGCACTTTGGTCGCTTTCTTCTCCTCCTTGTGTACTGGCTTTGGTCAGATGCTTCTGGCAGGAATAGCGTACAGTCTGAAGGACTGGAGGAAGCTGCACATCACCATGTGCTCCCCGATCTTCATTGCATTCCTCTACAGCTGGTGAGACCAAACTCACAAACTACACCTTCAGTGCAAAGTTCCTTTATCAGTCTTGAGGCTGCAGATGGAGTTTCTGCCtgattgaagtgtgtgtgtgtgtgtgtgtgtgtgatgctcaGGTGGTTCTCAGAGTCAGCACGATGGTTGGTGTTAAACGGTCGTTTGGATGAAGCTCTGCGGCAGCTCCACCGTGTGGCCAGAATCAACGGCAAACATGAAGCAGTGGAGAAAATCACACCAGAGGTCTGGAGGGATTTACACAGAGTGAACACAACCCACCACATCTTCACTTTAATCTCACACTGATGGGGCAGAGAGTGAGTTTACACACTTGTGCCTTCTGCAGAGTGAAATCTTCTCTGCTGATCTGAGGACTGATGTACTGACAGctaattaatgtttttttttgtgatcaaatttttattttaagaaaaaataTAGATAGGTACATGCATGTTAGAAAAATAAAGCAACAATATACATTCTTATACATACCCATACATATTAATATATACAGATATATGAACAAACAACTaaagtaaaaataataaatttaaaaaaaaggggagaagaaccccccccccccccccccccccaaatgtaACCCACCCACCCCCTGGATCCAGATCTTCCGATCTCAGTCACATTACTCCTGAAACCCACGGAGGATAGTTAGGAGTGAATTCCAAGCCTCTATTACTGACTCCGTGGACTCTAGCGGTCGACAACTCCAAATAAACAATATCCACATATGTTAAAACCCATGCTCGAAAAGAGAGTGAATGTGGAGGTTTCCAACGTGTGGCAACAAGTTTTTTTGCAGCTGTAAGTCCAGCTAACAATGCTCTTTTCTTGACCAGTGTCAAACCCAGCCTTGACAGGTCGTTCAAAATGAGTGTAGCAGGCGAACACGGCAATCTGACCTTAAACAATTTCGAGAGATTAAAGGCAACCATCTTCCAAAATTTGGCCACTGGGGTACACTCCCAAAACATATGAAAGTAAGTGCCAGTAACCTCGGAAGAACAGAAAGTACAAGTAGGATCATTAATAACCTTCACTGAATGAATCTTCCTGAGAGTTAAATAAACTCTATGTATATAATTATAATGTATTTGCTGATGATCAGGATTTCTGGATGCTAAGCCCACACTAGTCCAAACTTTATCCCAGTCAAATGTAGGTTCCAAATCTGGAACATCTCTCCTCCACATCGTGTCCAATGCCAGAGGACTGTAAGAATGCTGCAATAAGAATCAATAGAGTCTTGATACGAAACCGCTTGTGCTCCCCGCAGAGTAAAATACTTTATGAAATGGATGTGGTGTGAAAGGGCCCTGTAAGGGGACTCCATTGCCCTTTAACGTCGATTTCAACTgcaaataaaagaaaaaggaggtaCGTGGTATACTATGCTTAATACATATGTTCTGAAAAGTAAGTAACCCCTCCTCCCCATAAATATCACCAAGTGTACAAATGTTTTTGTTTTCCCAGTCAGGAAAACGAATAGGATGACCACCAATCAACAATCTCTCGTTGTTAAATATTGGGAAGTGTGGGCCGCAGACAAAAGAACAACCAGCTAATTTCTCCAGCCTCCTCCATACTGATAACAAGTATGAAATAATAGGACCAAATCTCGAGCGACAGTGATGGAGAGAGATATTAGAATACAGAAAGTTATTAAAAGAATATGGAGCAATCGGCTGCTCCTCCAAAGCTCGCCATGACACTTGAGCATCAGACTGTAACCAAGTTAGGAGAGGTCTAAGTGTAAAGGCCCACCCGTAAAACTTGAAGTTCGGGAGAGACGGGCCACCGGCCTGCCTCTCTCGCTGCATTGTAGTAAGTTTAATGCGGGGTCGTTTGCCATGCCAAATAAATTTAGTTATTGCAGACTGTATTTTGTTCCAAAATTGACAGGGTGGGGGAAGGGGGAGCATCGAACTAACAAAATTGACTCTGGGTAGGATATTCATTTTAATTATGGCTACCCTGCCACGAAGTGAATTAGGCAGGTTAAACCACCTGTCTAGATCCGCCATAACTTTGTGAAGTGTGTTACAAAAATTGTTTTTAACTATTGTCTGTATGGAGGACGAGATATCTATCCCCAGGTAGgtaaagtttttaataactggaaTAGTGGCAGGGATGGGCGCATCACACATAGCCTGATTCAAAGGTAGCAACGCTGATTTCTGCCAATTTattttgaaacctgaaagcttgccGTAATGCTCAAAGGCTGATAAAGCATGTGGGATACATTGCACTGGGTCGTTTATATacaataaaacatcatcagcataCAGTGAGATGTGATGATGTATTCCTCTAATAGAGATTGGAGAGATTGTGGGTGAGCTGCGGATGGCTTGTGCTAGTGGTTCGAGAGAAAGGGCGAATAACAGAGGGCTGAGAGGACAGCCTTGTCTTGAACCTCTCGAGATAGGAAAGGGCGGAGAGCTAGTTTTGCCTGTGAGCACTACAGCTGTTGGGTTATTATATAGCACCTTAATCATATTAATGAATGGCAAACCAAACCCCATAAACTCAAGCACTGACCACAAAAAAGGCCATTCCAGGTGGTCAAAGGCCTTCATTGCATCTAGTGAAAGGACAGCAGCAGGGGAACCTAAGCCCCGGGCACCATCTATAACATGTAATAATCTTCTAACATTATCAGTAGAGAGTCTAGACTTTATGAAGCCTGTCTGATTACTATGAACCAACTCTGTCATATGGCCTTGAAGCCGTCGGGCCAGTAATTTCGCATAAATCTTTAAATCTGCATTTAAAAGCGAGAGAGGCCTGTAACTGGAGCACTCAACCGGATCCTTTCCCTTTTTGAGAAGCAGTGAAATTAATGCAGAATTAACATCCCTAGAAAAGGATCCCACTCTGAATGAATATTGGATCATGTCCACTAACAGCGGGCCGATCAGGGGCCAAAGGGTGAGGTAAAATTCAGGTGGAATTCCGTCCGGGCCTGGAGATCGACCTTTACGCATATCCCTAACAGCTGCCTCACACTCCTGCAATGTGATAGGATTATCTAGCTCTACAGAGTCATCATTACTAtacgcagaggtggaaaaactggattgacaaagtaaaagtcctgcttaggttttccttctgcctgtgctctcaacacaggtgatttcaccaattagctcatcaacctggcttaggggatgtggtaattaggatcagctggttcattgaattggctggagcaaaaatgtggcagggtttttactttctgcacccgggtttttccacctctgactaTACGGGATAGTTTAATGTTGTTTAGGAAATTATTGCAGGCATGATTGTCAAAATTAATTTCAAAATTATATAACTCCTGATAGAAGGAGGCAAAAGAAGCATTTACTTTTTTTGGATCACATTGTATAGTAGCATTTTTGtctttaatgcaaaaaatatcagCAAAGTGTTCATCTGTCCAAAGCTTCATTGCCAGTAGATGACTGGGTTTTAAGGAGTTAAAATAGTAATTTTGCCTTGTTTTATCCATGAGAAATTCAGACCGGTGCCTCAAAAAAGAGTTAATCTCTTTTTTAGTCAATTCCTTCTGTAGAGCTGTGTAGTCATTAAAATTATGTTGCAAGGCAGCATCGAGGGTTGCATATTTTAACTCTAAAGCTTCCAATTTGGCTGCACATTCCTTGTTTCGTGTTGACGCGTATGAAGTGGTATTGCTCCTTATAAAGCCCTTCACCGCCTCCCAAAGAATCCTTGGGTCGGAAACAGAGCCAACATTAAACTCCAAAAATTTGctaaaatttatttcaaactggGCTTTGAAAGCTTCATCTCACAGTAAAGAAGAATTGAAGCGCCACCTAGGGGTTTTAGTGGgagatggacaaaccgtgaccgaACAGAATATTGGTTTGTGATCAGACCAGGTAACTGGAATATAATGCGCATATTGAATATTTTGAAATAGATCTTTTGAGGCAAAGATAAAATCTAGCCTAGAAAAggatttacagttaggtccatgtatatttggacactgacacaaagtttctttttttacctgtttactgaaacatattcaagttatagttatataacggacataaagtccagattttcagctttcatttgagggtatccacattaaaattggatgaagggtttaggagtttcagttccttaacatgtgccaccctgtttttaaagggaccaaaagtaattggacagttgactccatggctatttcatgggcaggtgtgggaaattccttcgttatgtcattctcaattaagcagataaaaggcctggagttgatttgaggtgcggtgcttgcatttggaagattttgctgtgaagaaaacatgtggtcaaaggggctctccatgcaggtgaaacaagccatccttaagctgctgtaggtgcatttgggtaattgagcgatcaatctcattaaatcagtctcattaaatctgaaggttaataattaaattgaatcagtctcatttgaatcatttaaattgaatcatttaaagtgaatcatttaaagtgaatcataccattaattttggtgcttaataataaattaccaaacagccaaattatggtatattccaaattattatgatcacttaccatattacataacttatatgcacctttctgaattctttgggagattgggggcttcaaagatattggaacacaaataaaacacacagtttcaataataaatgaatttattataacaaagataaaaatggataatagcagatggaatatatacaaacagtgaggtgtgtgtgtgtatgtgtgtgtgtgtgtgtgtgtgtgtgtgggtgtatgagAGGCATTGTGTGGGTGTGGCCCACACaagagaattagctttgtgtagctaagacaaaagaattagctttgtgtggctagctaaggagggtgtgtcaccacgtggggtttgaggagaacaaaagagttagcatggattgctatctaaggtgtgtgtgagagagaggccttgGGTGTGGCCTACAAGAGGGTTAGCTCTTGTAGCTAACTCCacatgtgtttgtgggggaggagttgaccacgtgttcgggtaggcctagattaaccttgtgtggctaagctaagacaaaggggagctagctaaaggtgtgtttgtgagtggccacatgtttgtgtaggcctagattagcctgtgtagctaactccacgtggtgga
It encodes:
- the oatx gene encoding solute carrier family 22 member 6 codes for the protein MGFADLLDEVGGLGRYQLIHITLLSIPGLLLTSQNLLNNFTAGTPAHHCTIPNLTSTLNLSVSEEDELTLLRAFIPEVKSQLSKCNRYVQPQWHLTGGNHSHSGTLNLTEVETESCVDGWTYKRTEFISTIVSEWDLVCSLHPLKQMSQTIYMGGLLTGAIIFGRLSDRFGRKVILTWSYFQLAVLGTFTALSPSYLVYCTFRFLTGMAISGLTLNNLSFIVEWIPTKTRTLVAFFSSLCTGFGQMLLAGIAYSLKDWRKLHITMCSPIFIAFLYSWWFSESARWLVLNGRLDEALRQLHRVARINGKHEAVEKITPEVLQSHMQKELQSSETVLMVYDLLRTPLIRRISLCLTVIWFSTSFAYYGLAMDLQKFGVNIYLIQVIFGLVDFPAKLMTLFMLNFLGRRLTQATCLLSSAFLIFISILIPKDMQIMRAMLAVLGKGFTSASFSCVYLFTGELYPTVIRQTGMGLASTMARIGSMAAPAILILDEVFPVLPSIVYGAAAVIAGVIAFLLPETLNVPLPDTIKDVEEKRVVPDDQRKSE